One Natrinema longum genomic window, CCTAGTCGAATGGAGGTCGTTTCTTCAAAAGAGTGGTCGACCGATTCCAGCCCGCTCGGAGTCGTCGGTCGGTTCTATGATGGGTGCGATGTAGGTTCCCCACAGCCACCCCCGCCGACCCCCCAGCTGCCGAGTGGATCGAACGACGCCACCGAAGCCCGTCAGGAGAGCCGCGCGGCGATGTCGGCCTCGGTGATGATCCCGACGGTTTCGCCGGCTTCGGTGATCATCACGGCCTTGTAGTGCTCGAGGAGGTTGCTGATCTCGTCGAGGGTGGCGTCTTTCGAGACGGTCGGAAAGCTTTCGCTCATGTGGTCCTCGATGGGTTCGTCGCGGTCGTCGGAGTCGAGGTGGACGAGGTCGCTCTGGCTGATCGATCCCACCGGGATCCCGTCCTGAATCACTGCCAGCTGGGAGTAGGCTTCTTCCTCCATCTTCTGGGCGGCATCGCTGACGGGGTCCGCCGGCGCGACGCTGACGACGGCCTCGTTCATGAGATCATCGGCGCGGATGACGTCGCTCTCGGCCGTTTCCAGGGCGTTGACGATCCGCCGGAGCGTCGAGAGCCGCGGATCGACGTCCCCGCCCTCGATGCGGGCGATCAGCGGCTGGGAGACGTCGGCCGTGTCCGCCAGTTCGCTCTGGGTAAGTCCGAGTTCGGTACGACGTTGTCGGAGGTCCGCGGGCGTCGGG contains:
- a CDS encoding CBS domain-containing protein, producing MELPTPADLRQRRTELGLTQSELADTADVSQPLIARIEGGDVDPRLSTLRRIVNALETAESDVIRADDLMNEAVVSVAPADPVSDAAQKMEEEAYSQLAVIQDGIPVGSISQSDLVHLDSDDRDEPIEDHMSESFPTVSKDATLDEISNLLEHYKAVMITEAGETVGIITEADIAARLS